Proteins encoded by one window of Candidatus Terasakiella magnetica:
- the fdxA gene encoding ferredoxin FdxA produces the protein MTYVVMENCIKCKYTDCVEVCPVDCFYEGENTLVINPDECIDCGVCEPECPAEAILPDTEDGIEEWLEINQKFSEVWPNITTKKDAMENADAENGRKGKKAEMSEKPGEGD, from the coding sequence ATGACCTACGTTGTCATGGAAAACTGTATTAAATGTAAATACACCGACTGTGTCGAGGTCTGCCCGGTCGATTGTTTCTATGAGGGTGAAAACACACTGGTGATTAACCCTGATGAATGTATCGATTGTGGTGTGTGTGAACCTGAATGTCCGGCAGAAGCGATCTTGCCTGATACCGAAGATGGTATCGAGGAATGGCTTGAAATTAACCAGAAATTCTCTGAAGTCTGGCCTAATATCACGACCAAGAAAGACGCAATGGAAAATGCTGATGCGGAAAATGGTCGCAAAGGCAAGAAAGCTGAAATGAGCGAAAAACCAGGCGAAGGCGATTAA
- a CDS encoding DUF938 domain-containing protein, with protein MPHRLFYPATQRNRDAIFSILKQFLPQQGNVLEIASGSGEHVIHFAQSCPDLNWQPSDLDPDCLKSIQSWIEHTGLKNIHSPLSLDTTSNANWPQTELDALICINMIHISPWEATIALMKKAAHYLKEDGFLYLYGPYKRNSQHTAPSNVAFEQWLKEKDPRFGVRAMEEVEAEAAKNGLKLAHVYDMPANNFSLVFHPA; from the coding sequence ATGCCCCATCGCCTCTTTTATCCAGCAACACAACGAAACCGTGATGCAATTTTTTCAATCCTCAAGCAATTTTTACCCCAACAAGGTAACGTGCTTGAAATTGCCAGCGGCAGTGGCGAGCATGTCATCCATTTTGCACAATCATGTCCAGATCTTAACTGGCAGCCCAGTGACCTTGATCCCGACTGTTTAAAAAGCATCCAGTCTTGGATTGAGCATACGGGCTTAAAAAATATCCACTCTCCCTTATCCTTGGATACGACCTCAAACGCAAATTGGCCGCAAACTGAACTTGATGCACTGATATGTATCAATATGATTCATATTAGCCCGTGGGAAGCCACCATCGCCTTGATGAAAAAGGCCGCGCATTATCTTAAAGAAGACGGTTTCCTTTATCTTTACGGACCCTATAAGCGCAATTCTCAACATACCGCACCCAGCAATGTCGCTTTTGAGCAGTGGTTAAAAGAGAAGGACCCACGTTTTGGGGTGCGCGCCATGGAAGAGGTTGAAGCAGAGGCGGCAAAAAACGGGCTTAAACTGGCTCATGTCTATGACATGCCTGCCAATAATTTTTCCTTGGTTTTTCACCCCGCTTGA
- a CDS encoding MaoC family dehydratase — translation MEELYGYSYDEIDVGMTDVFSKTVTEADIMAFAGVSGDTNPVHLNEEFAASTMFKTRISHGMLSAGFISTVFGTKLPGPGCIYIAQNLKFKAPVKIGDTVVARVTALEKDDAKKMIKFETVCTVGDTNVIVGDATIMVPARD, via the coding sequence ATGGAAGAGCTTTACGGCTACTCATATGACGAAATCGATGTCGGTATGACCGATGTTTTTTCTAAAACCGTTACAGAAGCCGATATCATGGCATTTGCTGGTGTGTCAGGCGATACAAACCCGGTTCATCTGAATGAAGAATTTGCCGCCAGCACAATGTTTAAAACACGCATCTCACACGGTATGTTGAGTGCTGGTTTTATCTCGACTGTTTTTGGCACAAAGTTGCCTGGCCCGGGCTGTATCTACATTGCGCAGAATCTGAAATTCAAAGCGCCTGTTAAAATTGGCGATACGGTTGTTGCACGTGTGACAGCTCTTGAAAAAGACGATGCCAAGAAAATGATTAAGTTTGAAACCGTTTGTACGGTTGGTGATACAAATGTCATCGTTGGCGATGCAACCATTATGGTTCCTGCTCGCGACTAA
- a CDS encoding M23 family metallopeptidase: protein MFHNARAMIIGKFALTFFAFLLLSPSVWAGKIAPAPNMILPIECELGWNCWIANYVDHDRTKAAKDYACGTQTYNAHKGTDFMIRNYRDMQAGVVVRAASDGFVVGTRDGMKDIDFRKLPKEKIAKKKCGNGVRLKHENGWITQYCHLRKNSVKVKKGDAVKQGDIIGLVGHSGMASFPHLHFQIEYIPEGSTKRTGHAVDPFVGVSRLDKCKASNKALWPKPVMNELAYRKLDIFDIGFSATQPKHSGLVQGLYDDETLSIRSPRLFLWGRFLHVKKGDIITFTITAPDGESVLNYTSTIEKDQAYRTLHAGLRKPTLNWENGVYRGLIKLVRNDDNGGRIYKSDSTITLK, encoded by the coding sequence ATGTTTCATAATGCGCGCGCTATGATCATTGGAAAATTCGCCCTCACCTTTTTTGCATTTTTGCTGCTCTCCCCTTCTGTCTGGGCCGGGAAAATTGCGCCTGCGCCAAACATGATCTTACCCATTGAGTGCGAACTGGGCTGGAACTGCTGGATTGCCAATTATGTGGACCATGATCGCACCAAGGCGGCCAAAGATTACGCCTGTGGCACACAAACCTATAATGCCCATAAAGGCACCGACTTCATGATCCGCAATTATCGCGATATGCAGGCCGGGGTGGTGGTGCGCGCGGCCAGTGACGGTTTTGTGGTGGGTACGCGCGATGGCATGAAAGATATTGATTTTCGCAAATTACCAAAAGAGAAAATCGCCAAAAAGAAATGCGGCAATGGCGTGCGCCTTAAACATGAAAATGGCTGGATCACGCAATATTGCCATCTGCGCAAAAACAGTGTGAAAGTCAAAAAAGGCGATGCGGTAAAACAAGGTGATATCATCGGCCTTGTGGGCCATTCCGGTATGGCAAGTTTCCCTCACCTACATTTTCAAATCGAATATATCCCTGAAGGGTCCACCAAACGCACAGGCCATGCGGTTGACCCGTTTGTTGGGGTCTCACGCCTTGATAAATGTAAAGCCAGCAATAAAGCACTTTGGCCCAAACCCGTGATGAATGAGCTGGCCTATCGCAAGCTGGATATTTTTGATATCGGCTTTTCAGCGACCCAGCCCAAACATAGCGGCTTAGTGCAAGGGCTTTATGATGATGAAACCCTTTCTATACGCTCGCCTCGCCTATTTTTATGGGGGCGGTTTTTGCATGTGAAAAAAGGCGATATAATCACTTTCACCATCACCGCACCGGATGGTGAAAGCGTGCTCAATTACACCAGTACCATTGAGAAAGACCAAGCCTATCGCACCCTTCATGCCGGTTTGCGCAAACCCACATTAAACTGGGAAAATGGTGTCTATCGCGGGCTGATCAAGCTGGTGCGCAATGATGATAATGGCGGGCGAATTTATAAGTCCGACAGTACAATTACCCTCAAATAA
- a CDS encoding carboxymuconolactone decarboxylase family protein: MSKNYPEIAKDLTGAIKTLRGAIPETMSAFSQLAQSASADSVLDPKTKELLAIAIAITTRCDGCIAFHVKAALKFGATREEVAETVGMAVYMGGGPSMIYGSQTLEAYDQFAEKYKK, encoded by the coding sequence ATGAGCAAGAATTACCCTGAAATCGCCAAAGACCTGACAGGTGCGATCAAGACCCTGCGCGGTGCCATTCCTGAAACCATGAGTGCCTTTTCACAACTGGCACAAAGCGCCAGTGCTGATAGTGTTCTTGATCCAAAAACAAAAGAACTTCTTGCCATTGCCATCGCGATCACAACACGCTGTGACGGCTGTATTGCTTTTCATGTAAAAGCCGCCCTTAAGTTTGGCGCAACCCGTGAAGAAGTCGCTGAAACCGTTGGTATGGCTGTTTATATGGGCGGTGGGCCGTCTATGATTTATGGTTCCCAAACACTGGAAGCCTATGACCAGTTTGCTGAGAAATACAAAAAGTAA